ATTTCGATCCATGGCTTGCGAAACCTGAGAAACTTCTTTTCCAAAAAATTCACCCAGAGATTCGAGACTCGATCTGTATAGTTCGATGGCTTCCTTTACATTGGAAGGTGCCATTTCAAATCGAGGATTGCCGGTTTGTTTATAAATCTCGTGGTCCGCAAAATCTTTTCCTTCCGTTGATTCTATAATGGAAGGCCAATCGATCAAATGTTCAAAGAATACTTTTAAGTCTTCATCATCGGAAAAATAATTATTCGAAATCATAATTATTTTTCCCCGCTATCTCTTACGGTTTCTTTTTGAAGATATCGCCTAGTTTTCCCAGATCTTCAGGTTTGATTTTGGTATCGGCAGCCTTTTTATTTTCTTCCTGTATCTCTTTATAAACTTCCGCTCTATGTACGGATACGTTCTTAGGAGCTTTTACCCCGATTTTTACCTGATCACCCTTGATGTCTACAATGACGATTTCGATATCGTCACCAATCATTATGGATTGATTGCTTCTCCTAGCAAGAACTAACACGCATTATACCTTTTCGGAAGCCGGCTCTTCCATTGACTCTACGATACTTTTCCGAATCGGATGATTTTCATCCCTGGAAATAAACTGTTTTCCTTTACCTGCATTCCCATTGATGATAACAGGACCTTGTAAATTGGCTGTCATTCCTCTCGGGTTATCATGAGGAATCGTAACAATTAGAAAAACAATTCCGTCTCTCCAATTGGAGAGGTCGATATCTTTCAGCTCTTCTTCCGAAATAACCGGTTTATAATCATTTAGAAAAAGTTCCGGCTGGATCATAATGAAGGCAAGACCGGATTCATTTGTCGATTGCAACCATTTGAATGGACTTTCCGCGTTCTCTTCGATTAACGCATATTCGGTGTATTGTTCGAATCCGAGAAGTCCGCCCGGAAATCTCAGGATTTGTTTTTGTTCCACTTGAATGGTTCCAAAAGGTTTTGTGTGAATTGTTACTGACATTTAAACTAAAATCCTAACGAAGAAAATCCATAAGAGAAGGTTTGATGATTCTGGAACCCACATTGAGTGCGTATCCGTGGATGGTTTCGAGCCATTTCATATTCATGATGGTCTCCGGAAAATCAATCCCTTCGTTTTTAGCAAGAAGTTCCGTCATGTACATTTTATCGTAAGATACACGATCTTCATGTTCTTCCATACGATTCATTCTGGCACCGACTGTTGCACGATGACGCAGGATATTTTCCAAGGCAAGATCCAGATCTCCCAGATCCCTTCCCCCGATTCTCTCCTGATCTTTTTGAATCAAATCGTTACGAAGTTGGATAAGTACATCGAATACGGAAAGCCCAGTTACCGTTGCCGACTTAGAATAGTTATTCGGTGGTTCGCTGGCGGATGGTTCGATGAGACCGATGTCTTTCAACACGGTTCCGCCTGCTACATCTTCCATCCAAATCTGATGAGGTGCTGTCGATGAAATGGAAATATTATCTTGAGCAAGTTTACTTGCCTTTACTTCCAAGGGAGAGTTATTGATCTTATCAATGATGTCATCAATCGTATCTCCTACGGAGATATGAACTTCCACTCCGTCGATTTTGAAAATTTGATCGGAAGTCGCCTGATAGGAAGAGTTGTCCACACGACTGGTAACACTTACGTTGGTTCCCCAAAATACTTTGTTGCCGGGAATCGTAACAGGAATGTATTCCCCTTTTTCGATCTCACGTAGTTGTTCTCCGATATCTCCCCGATATTCCACACCTACATATTGGTTTTTGAGTTCCAATCCCTGAAGGCCTTTGATCTTGGATTCAATCGGTTCGAAAGGAGGACGTTCCGTAACAAATCCGCCAAACAAAGGTTGGCCGGTGGCGTCTCTTGCATTGGCAAGATCAACAATGGCTCTCAAATGTTGGTCAATCTCCTTACCGATTGCCACTTCCAATTCGAAACCTTTGTCCCCTTGGTAGATACCATTTCCCGCCTGAACGGTAAGAACTCTGACTCTTTGGAAGATTTCTCCCATCTTGTCCAGAACTCCGTCTACCTGTTGCAATCTTTGGTATCCG
The nucleotide sequence above comes from Leptospira kobayashii. Encoded proteins:
- the csrA gene encoding carbon storage regulator CsrA; this translates as MLVLARRSNQSIMIGDDIEIVIVDIKGDQVKIGVKAPKNVSVHRAEVYKEIQEENKKAADTKIKPEDLGKLGDIFKKKP
- the fliW gene encoding flagellar assembly protein FliW encodes the protein MSVTIHTKPFGTIQVEQKQILRFPGGLLGFEQYTEYALIEENAESPFKWLQSTNESGLAFIMIQPELFLNDYKPVISEEELKDIDLSNWRDGIVFLIVTIPHDNPRGMTANLQGPVIINGNAGKGKQFISRDENHPIRKSIVESMEEPASEKV
- a CDS encoding flagellar hook-associated protein 3, with the translated sequence MRITNMMQNNSLVRNLNRHQVAMDETQNQLGTGLKIRKPSDDPGAATNQMFFRSRLNELSQFEENIGDGYQRLQQVDGVLDKMGEIFQRVRVLTVQAGNGIYQGDKGFELEVAIGKEIDQHLRAIVDLANARDATGQPLFGGFVTERPPFEPIESKIKGLQGLELKNQYVGVEYRGDIGEQLREIEKGEYIPVTIPGNKVFWGTNVSVTSRVDNSSYQATSDQIFKIDGVEVHISVGDTIDDIIDKINNSPLEVKASKLAQDNISISSTAPHQIWMEDVAGGTVLKDIGLIEPSASEPPNNYSKSATVTGLSVFDVLIQLRNDLIQKDQERIGGRDLGDLDLALENILRHRATVGARMNRMEEHEDRVSYDKMYMTELLAKNEGIDFPETIMNMKWLETIHGYALNVGSRIIKPSLMDFLR